AATAACATAATCCGGTTTTGAGTTTTTTAGTGGAAAAACAATATCACGATCACCCATAATTTGAATGATGTTATTTTTCTGCTCAAATTTCCATTCTGAAATACGCTGAATAGACCATTTCAGATAATACGGATCGGTAACTCTGAAATACTGATTAACCTTAGGATTTTTAGGATCAAAGAACTTTCTGAAAACAGAATAAGTTTCTAAAGTCTTAGGATTGAAAAGGTTTACAGGAAGATATTTAGGAATTTTCGTAAGTTCTCCCATCTTTATCAACCTCGATTTTTCCTTATCAGATTTAATACTTCCTAAGATCACTACTTTTTCAGCAGCTTTTAAAAGATTAATTTCCTGAACCATGATTCCGCCAAAAGAATACCCCAAAAGATAAAAAGGTTCGGAAGTATCAATTTTATCGCCCATTCTTGCAACATAAGAACTAAAAGATTCATCATTTTCAGGAATCAGCCAATCGATAAAAACCACTTCATGCTCTTTTGGAAACTGTAAACGTTCCAAAACTTTAAAATCGGCACCAAGACCACTTATTACATATATTTTCACCTGATTCTTTTTAATTTAAACAATTACAACGCTTCTTGAGTAATTGAGTAAGCTAAAATAAAAAAAGGACGGCTTATCTAAAAGCAGTCCTTTGTATTTTATTATAAATTTAACCTTATAAAGGTCTTTCGTTATCAACTTTTTGTGTAGAAAGCTTAAACTGAATATCCATTTCGTCTTTGATGAAATAATCTTTCAAAGAATTCTGGTAAACAATCTTGAAGTCTTTTCTGTTTAAAGAGAATTTTGATGATTCAATTTCCACAGTAAACTGCGTAATGTGTGCGTTTGCAGGGAAAGAAATTGTTTTTCTGATATTCTTGATCGTAATATCACCTACAATCGTAGAATTGTACTCGCTGTTTGCAAGAGGGATGATTTTCTTTAAATGAAACTTCGCTGTAGGGAATTTTTTAACTTCAAAGAAATTGGTTCCTTTCAATTCGTTGGTCAGTTTCACCTGATCGTCACCAGAAACATCTGCAACAACAAGACTTCTCATATCGATTACAAACTCACCGTCTACTAAAACCGTTTTATCGAAATTAAACTTACCACTTTTCAGTTTTAGACTTCCGTAGTGAGACGAAGCTTTAGTTTTTACCACTTTATGTCCCCACCATTTGATCTCGGATGTTATCACTTTCGAAACCTTATCTCCTTTTTTCTGAGCAAAAACTAATGATATGCTTGCACACATCATAACAAACAATAGTAATCTTTTCATTATATTTTATTTACAATTCAACAAAAATAAAAAAAAGTGTAGAACTTCTACACTTTTAATAATATTTTTTTGAATAAATTATTTCGCGCTCACCTTAACGGTCATTTCTATCTCATCTTTCA
Above is a genomic segment from Chryseobacterium mulctrae containing:
- a CDS encoding alpha/beta hydrolase family protein, which encodes MKIYVISGLGADFKVLERLQFPKEHEVVFIDWLIPENDESFSSYVARMGDKIDTSEPFYLLGYSFGGIMVQEINLLKAAEKVVILGSIKSDKEKSRLIKMGELTKIPKYLPVNLFNPKTLETYSVFRKFFDPKNPKVNQYFRVTDPYYLKWSIQRISEWKFEQKNNIIQIMGDRDIVFPLKNSKPDYVIKGGTHLFPATKYKEVSLLLNKIFI
- a CDS encoding YceI family protein; the encoded protein is MKRLLLFVMMCASISLVFAQKKGDKVSKVITSEIKWWGHKVVKTKASSHYGSLKLKSGKFNFDKTVLVDGEFVIDMRSLVVADVSGDDQVKLTNELKGTNFFEVKKFPTAKFHLKKIIPLANSEYNSTIVGDITIKNIRKTISFPANAHITQFTVEIESSKFSLNRKDFKIVYQNSLKDYFIKDEMDIQFKLSTQKVDNERPL